From the Simplicispira suum genome, the window GCCGCACGCATTGAGCGTTGCATTGACGCGGCAGGTCAGGAAGAAACGCCTTGCCCGTCCTTGGCGCGGCTTCTACCTGATCCTGCGACCGGAGGATCGCGCCTTCGGTGCGCCCGATCCGGTGCGCTGGATCGACCCGCTGATGCAGTACCTGCAACTGGACTACCGCATTGCCTTGCTGCGTGCCGCGGCGTTTCACGGTGCGTCGCACCAGGCGGCGATGGTGTTTCAGGTCATCGTACCTCGGCAGATGCGAGGCTTCGAGATTGGTCGCCAGCGGCTGGAATTCGTTTATCAAAACCCGCAGGCATTCGTTCAAGTCAACCAGACCGGCTGGTTGGGGTCGCTCAAGAGCGAAGCCGGCTTTGCGAAGGTCGCCGGCTTGGAGTTGACGCTGCTGGACTGTGCCCGCTACTTCCACAAGGCGGCCGGCATCGGCGGCCTGGCGCAGATCGCCAAAGACCTGGGCGGGCAAGCCAAGCCCAGCGATCTAGCACAAATCGCGGTGCACTACGAGAACTCGGCGGTGCGTCGCCTGGGCTATCTGCTGGAGCGAGCGGGCCATGTGGCGCAGGCCGATGCGCTGAGGCCGTTTGTGCGCCAGGCCAAGACGGCCGCGCTGCTCGACCCATCGGTGAAGCCGCTGGTGGAAGGGCTCCCTGGTCTGCACGAGAAGGCGCCCGGCTGGCGCCTCATCCTCAATGAATCGGTGGAGGTCGATTTTTGATTCCGCAGGCCTATCTCCAAGCCTGGAGCGCGTCTGCGCCGTGGCCCGACTTTCGCCAGATCGAGCAGGATCTGATCATCTGCCGTGCCCTGTGCGATCTGTTCAACGCGCCGGCGCTGCGCGGCAAGATTGCGTTTCGCGGCGGTACCGCGATCAACAAGCTGCTGTTCGTGCGGCCGCTGCGCTACTCGGAAGACATCGACTTGGTGCAAACGCAACCGGAGCCGATTGGCGCTGCTGTCGATGCGATCCGCGAGACATTGGCATGGCTCGGGCCGTGCAAGCGCGAGCAGGCAGGGCATTCGATGCACCTGGTGTTCCGCTTCGCGCCAGAAGCCGACCCGCAGTCGATGCTCAAGCTGAAGGTCGAGATCAATACACGCGAGCACGAGTCCTTGTTCGGCGTGCAGACCTATCCCTTCACGGTGAAGAACGGCTGGTATCAGGGCCAAGCCGAGATCGCGTCCTTCGCGGCCGAGGAACTGTTCGGCACCAAGCTGCGCGCGCTGCTGCAACGGCGCAAGAACCGTGACCTGTTCGACCTGGCCTACGGGCTGGACCAGTTGGCATTGGAAGTGGACAAGCTGGTTGCCTGCTTCGACCACTACCTGGCTCTGGAGGACAAGACAATCACACGCGCTATGGCCGAGCAGCGCATGCTGGAAAAGCTCACGCGCAACCTGACGGAAGACATCGCGCCGCTGCTGCCGGCGGGCATTCGTTTCGATGAGGCCGATGCACTGCGGGCGTTCGAACGCGTCTGGACCGAGCTGGTGGCACGGCTCAGGGGTGATTCGTGGAAGTCCACGGACAAGGTCGTTGCTGCATTGCGGGAGAAGGGCTATCCGGCGCTACTCCGGCCAAGAGGGTAATGGGGTGTGGAATTTCTGTTCAGGCTTACAACCGCTTGGCAGCGAGTGCGGCCGATTGGAGTGGGCACAGGCAGTCATTCGCTGCGGGCGGCACTTAGCGCACGGTGCGTGGCAAAGGCTGCAGCGGTTGCTCGATCCGGCGTTCCATATTCAATGACCTTCATGGGTGTCTTTGCCAACCAAAGCGAATGCGCCAGGAGCGTTCGATCGGGGAAGTGGGTCAGCCCGACTTGGAGTTGAAACACCATGTCGTTAAGCGAGCCCAAGATGCTCCGGCTAGCGGTCTTCCCTACGACCCAGTGCTGCATCGCGTGGCGCTCGGCGACTATGTCGTCTACTGGAACTCCAATGGACACAAGCATTGGATCCAGGGTCTCGACGATTCGCTGAACAAGAGAACGCCCGTCTTTTGCTGACACTACCACTGGCAACAGGGTTCGCTCGGCGACAGCCAACACGACCTGGGTCCGTCCGACACGAACCAGATTGGCATACCAATCGCCAAGTACCGTACTTGGCGAAGCGGTTCCGGCTACAGGGGCTGCATTGAGCCTATCCAGAAGCTTCTGAGTGCAGCGAAATGTGAACACAGCACGACGACAGAATTTGAGATTAGACGAGTATCAGGCCATGCACGGTCGCTTCCTGGCGCGAAGCAGTCCTACGAGTCGCTACCCGTTGAACGTCGGCTAACGGATACAGCTGTCGCTCGGACGGTCTGCCGTCAGTGGCGCCGATCAGCCTAAAGCAGCGTTCACGAACGGCCGGTCTGCAGCGGTTGCAGTCTGTCATGTTTGGATCGTGACCGACCGATCACTGCTGCAAAGCGGCCGAGCGAAGAGCTTGACACATGTAAGATCTTCAGTCGTATGAAAGAAGAGTGGCAAGCCGATTCAACTTTGAATTGACCCGATGCCATAGAGGAGGGTGGAAATGAGTGTGGATATGTACCGACGTCAGGTCACTCAGATTCTGGATGGCATTGCCAAAGCAATGGACCAAAAGGCAAAGGAAGTACAAAAGGCTGCCGACGCAGGTAAAAAATCCCTTGCCGCAAGATCCGCCGCGAACAAAACCAGCACTACCTCAATCCTTCAAAGTAAATTGCGCGAGGCTAGTCGATATGCTGAAGAGCAAGCAAAACATGAGCGTGAGGTGGCTAAGCTAGAGAAGAAGATCGCGGACGAGCAGAAAAAGCTTGGGACGGCTCAAGGGAGGCTGGACAGCGAAGAGACGAAAGCGCTGAAAAAAAGAAATGAGGAGCAAAAGCGCCAGCAGGATGCTCAGCAGATGCAGTTGCGAACGATGAAATCGAGTCTGATGCAGCACGAGGTACTTCATCGCGAGACCATTGCACGCGTTGATCTGTTAAGTGCATTGCCCGAGCAAATCGTGGTCGCGTTCTTCGCTACTGATCCGGCAACGGCGTCCGACCGCAGGCTTCTTTTGGACGAAGAGGTACGAGAGATTCAGCAGAAAATCCGTCTCTCAGATCACCGCGATGCCGTCAAACTCGAGTCACGCTGGGCTTTACGGTCTGGAGACATTCTTCAGTACATGAATGAGCTGGGACCTACTGTTGTCCACTTTAGTGGGCATGGCACCAACCAAGACGAGTTGGTTCTGCAGGACCGTAACGGTGATGCAGCCTTCGTTTCTCTAGCAAGCCTAGTGGGTACATTTGAGCTTTTTGACTCTGTTCGGCTGGTGTTCTTTAACACATGCCATTCGTACAACCAAGCGGCCGCCTGCACTCAATACGTAGATGCTGCCATCGGTATGAATCAGGAAATTGGCGACACAGCAGCACGTGTATTTGCCTCACAGTTCTACTCCGCTATTGGTTTTGGCAAGTCAATTCCCAATGCGTTCAGGCAAGCTAAAAATGCTTTGATGCTCGAAGGAATACCAGAAGATTCGACGCCGGAACTCCATCTGCGTAGCGGGATTGAGGAGTCTGATTTAATCCTGGTCAAGCCCAAGGTCTGAGGGCGTTTATCGAAGCCGGACCGTGGGTATGTACTTTCCCTGGTCCCAGTCGTACAGCTGAATGGCACCGATGCCGTTGATCCGGTGGCCAAGCGCCATCGCAAAAACAGAGGGCGCCTTGATGAAGAGGTGAATGCAACTCAACTGATGCCGACCGCGGAACTCAGCCAACTTCACCTTGGCTTCGTGCACTGCCCGGTTCAGTGTGGCAATGTCCGAGACAACGGAACTGGAGGTCATCGACAGCTTTGGCGATGTGTCCAGGCCGAATGCCTTAGCCTGAACGTCGACATCCGCATTCGAGACGATGGGGAAGCTGATGGCGACCACCCCCTCCAGCCCACTTGAGGTGACAGCACTCTCGTGGTCAGCAAAGAACTGCTCTTTTGCCTGCTCATGAACCGACGTGTCAAAGAGCTGGTCGTTGTGTTCCATGATGAGCGTGAAGTTGCCTGTTGCCGAGAAGGTGTGTCCCAACAGACACGCAGTCGACATACGATGCTTGGCTGTAAGGCCAATGCCGCGGC encodes:
- a CDS encoding type IV toxin-antitoxin system AbiEi family antitoxin domain-containing protein gives rise to the protein MGVPSIEAFFEKRLAQGRAYFTREEAQAAFDLSPHALSVALTRQVRKKRLARPWRGFYLILRPEDRAFGAPDPVRWIDPLMQYLQLDYRIALLRAAAFHGASHQAAMVFQVIVPRQMRGFEIGRQRLEFVYQNPQAFVQVNQTGWLGSLKSEAGFAKVAGLELTLLDCARYFHKAAGIGGLAQIAKDLGGQAKPSDLAQIAVHYENSAVRRLGYLLERAGHVAQADALRPFVRQAKTAALLDPSVKPLVEGLPGLHEKAPGWRLILNESVEVDF
- a CDS encoding DUF6933 domain-containing protein; the protein is MFTFRCTQKLLDRLNAAPVAGTASPSTVLGDWYANLVRVGRTQVVLAVAERTLLPVVVSAKDGRSLVQRIVETLDPMLVSIGVPVDDIVAERHAMQHWVVGKTASRSILGSLNDMVFQLQVGLTHFPDRTLLAHSLWLAKTPMKVIEYGTPDRATAAAFATHRALSAARSE
- a CDS encoding nucleotidyl transferase AbiEii/AbiGii toxin family protein codes for the protein MIPQAYLQAWSASAPWPDFRQIEQDLIICRALCDLFNAPALRGKIAFRGGTAINKLLFVRPLRYSEDIDLVQTQPEPIGAAVDAIRETLAWLGPCKREQAGHSMHLVFRFAPEADPQSMLKLKVEINTREHESLFGVQTYPFTVKNGWYQGQAEIASFAAEELFGTKLRALLQRRKNRDLFDLAYGLDQLALEVDKLVACFDHYLALEDKTITRAMAEQRMLEKLTRNLTEDIAPLLPAGIRFDEADALRAFERVWTELVARLRGDSWKSTDKVVAALREKGYPALLRPRG
- a CDS encoding CHAT domain-containing protein, with protein sequence MSVDMYRRQVTQILDGIAKAMDQKAKEVQKAADAGKKSLAARSAANKTSTTSILQSKLREASRYAEEQAKHEREVAKLEKKIADEQKKLGTAQGRLDSEETKALKKRNEEQKRQQDAQQMQLRTMKSSLMQHEVLHRETIARVDLLSALPEQIVVAFFATDPATASDRRLLLDEEVREIQQKIRLSDHRDAVKLESRWALRSGDILQYMNELGPTVVHFSGHGTNQDELVLQDRNGDAAFVSLASLVGTFELFDSVRLVFFNTCHSYNQAAACTQYVDAAIGMNQEIGDTAARVFASQFYSAIGFGKSIPNAFRQAKNALMLEGIPEDSTPELHLRSGIEESDLILVKPKV